In Temnothorax longispinosus isolate EJ_2023e chromosome 2, Tlon_JGU_v1, whole genome shotgun sequence, one DNA window encodes the following:
- the LOC139807950 gene encoding anaphase-promoting complex subunit 13 produces the protein MDSQVCGDGRLIDVIDEGWRKERLPIDDISTPVAELPDPESDNGDSHMTLKELEQKWNNLALSSLSDNHLHSPTPLHN, from the coding sequence ATGGACAGTCAGGTGTGCGGAGACGGCAGGCTGATAGACGTGATCGACGAGGGCTGGCGTAAGGAACGTCTACCCATCGACGACATCTCGACACCGGTGGCCGAGCTCCCGGATCCCGAGAGCGACAACGGCGACTCGCACATGACATTGAAGGAGTTGGAGCAGAAGTGGAATAATCTGGCTTTAAGCTCTCTCAGCGACAATCATCTGCATTCTCCGACGCCACTGCACAACTAA
- the LOC139807945 gene encoding tetraspanin-33 — MMNNRRRSNNFTYVSSCVKYMIFMLNFVFWLFGGLLIGVGLYAFVDKWQATGSVRVENVYDVVLNISLVMLIAGGVVFVVSFAGCVGALRENTCLLKFYSLCLLVFFLLEMGVAIVGFVFPHTLQSLLEESFTDKIIQTYREDPDLQNFIDFGQQEFKCCGLSQEGYLDWGKNEYFNCTSPSVERCGVPFSCCINATDISSGLVNIMCGYKVQMLPVSEASKKVWTSGCIEIVRSWAERNLYTIAGIALGIALSQLFVIYLAKTLEGQIELQKSRWHS; from the exons ATGATGAATAATCGCAGGCGGAGCAACAACTTCACGTACGTCAGCTCGTGCGTGAAGTACATGATCTTCATGCTGAATTTCGTCTTTTGG CTGTTTGGCGGACTGCTAATAGGCGTAGGTCTCTACGCGTTCGTAGACAAATGGCAGGCGACTGGATCTGTCAGGGTGGAGAACGTCTACGACGTGGTCCTGAATATCTCCCTGGTGATGCTGATAGCCGGCGGAGTAGTCTTCGTCGTTAGTTTTGCGGGATGCGTCGGAGCCCTTCGCGAAAACACATGCCTTCTTAAATTC tacTCGCTGTGTCTTCTGGTATTCTTCCTTTTGGAGATGGGTGTGGCGATCGTCGGTTTTGTGTTCCCGCACACGTTGCAATCCCTCTTGGAAGAGTCCTTCACGGACAAAATAATTCAGACGTACAGAGAAGATCCGGATCTGCAGAATTTCATCGATTTCGGCCAGCAAGAA TTCAAGTGTTGTGGCCTGAGTCAAGAGGGATACCTAGATTGGGGGAAgaatgaatatttcaattgCACTAGCCCCAGTGTGGAACGTTGCGGTGTACCGTTTTCTTGTTGCATAAACGCTACTGATATATCC AGCGGACTTGTAAATATAATGTGTGGCTACAAAGTCCAGATGTTACCAGTGTCGGAAGCAAGCAAGAAGGTGTGGACCAGCGGATGCATCGAGATCGTGCGTAGCTGGGCGGAACGTAATCTCTACACGATAGCTGGCATCGCTCTGGGCATCGCGCTCAGCCAGCTCTTTGTGATCTACCTCGCGAAAACGCTGGAGGGCCAGATCGAGCTGCAGAAGTCCCGCTGGCATTCCTGA
- the LOC139807946 gene encoding AN1-type zinc finger protein 1 has translation MEFPATGKQCSVADCKLLDFLPFVCEHCQATFCKEHFNIVSHKCLKTKTAESVEEQLASILCSNDSCEDTSLLKCIKCKRYFCVAHRHHECSERSELSKAEKTQKLKKWQISKNQFAEAKAIVDQQIAESLRKSKNTTLANKVQLMRVKCSAIGPRNVPTSERSYFLVHLPLTVKNKHIGTSKGTYVNMHWTIGKCIDSIADTLKVRNYIPSNNNTATTNKLKLFRHSTGDLICNEMDTPLAKLFEESAVFDGERVILEYSDNVPNNVIDPSLYK, from the exons ATGGAATTTCCGGCGACTGGCAAACAATGTTCGGTGGCGGACTGCAAATTGTTGGACTTCTTGCCGTTTGTTTGCGAGCATTGTCAGGCCACCTTCTGCAAAGAGCATTTCAATATAGTATCGCACAAGTGTTTAAAAACGAAGACCGCAGAATCCGTTGAAGAACAATTGGCAAGCATTCTGTGCTCTAATGATTCTTGCGAGGATACATCGCTGCTCAAGTGTATCAAGTGTAAGCGGTATTTTTGTGTGGCGCACAGGCATCACGAATGCTCGGAGCGCTCGGAGCTGAGTAAAGCGGAGAAGACACAGAAACTGAAGAAATGGCAGATATCAAAGAACCAGTTTGCAGAAGCAAAAGCTATAGTGGATCAACAAATCGCGGAGAGTTTGAGGAAATCCAAGAATACAACACTGGCAAATAAA GTACAACTCATGCGTGTGAAATGTTCCGCAATTGGTCCCAGAAATGTACCAACGAGCGAGAGAAGTTACTTCCTTGTGCATTTGCCACTCacagttaaaaataaacacataGGCACGTCGAAAGGCACCTACGTCAACATGCACTGGACAATTGGCAAATGTATAGATTCAATAGCGGACACACTCAAAGTTCGGAACTATATTCCGAGTAACAATAATACAGCCACCACGAATAAATTGAAACTCTTCCGTCATTCTACCGGAGATCTGATATGCAACGAGATGGACACACCTTtggcaaaattatttgaagaatCTGCTGTTTTCGACGGCGAGCGAGTTATCTTGGAATATTCTGATAATGTACctaataatgtaatagatcCATCTTTGTATAAATAA